The proteins below come from a single Kryptolebias marmoratus isolate JLee-2015 linkage group LG12, ASM164957v2, whole genome shotgun sequence genomic window:
- the arhgap23a gene encoding rho GTPase-activating protein 23 isoform X4: MLLDLQRWCSSPSVRPAKGRRDGHSSAGDNPRPPMATRPGGEGVDVGWKGPRTLLLHKNSQGFGFTLRHFIVYPPESALHTSLNDEENGNEKGYQKGRLEPMDTIFVKNVREKGPAHQAGLCTGDRLVKVNRESVLGKTYSQVIALIQNSESVLELSIMPKDEDVLQLAYSQDAYLTGNEPYIGGAENLPPPPPLCYPRAKTGAPLSTHMVQNPLDNWSCWPGSSSPSSPLDNRSAVGSPASWQEGRAGEPGGVGHSSPAHRTEEIQYGMTSQQPQGQTRGRSYSSSSSSGGPLSSPLQVHYPNHHSASSSQGPPRKSSSAWTSPPMPQVRPGRPDRCQQALSDWYHNQQPERSGRRMQIRHRSYSQDRLSEHRRLQHQQQRTGGWPHSASQDTLVSLHQSGPGPHGEPYWSSADWEAGPGRGHPSSNYTRTRSENLLAQYNRHGRSLEKLDQVSAALVLPRSERQPRPQQASQPPHRTDVYPRPRCYTATAQVPSVPRQPQPKHQTQQAALQSRRGSPGQSVDEQTVGYRSYSPSFYRKTGRILQQAHSFRDPSYSGPHLNWNLAPKTSPPDGSAPLTSAAPESQERAYRPTNHEREPGAAEGQAEAVAQTQEVVLRQKPPIGRRNPNRHPHYALPMDDLEPSLFTSDPKDSTGAPASTADAALRKPNGNLAPLSLEDDSLASIPFIDEPTSPGADLRARHVPASSVVSSGMSSAPTAGTGHASPTFTFPLTRLFSHDCSSIKSARRSSYLLAISAERSKSCDEGLNTFRDEGRPSRQTKRVKSFFTDGSLDNIGTAEEVRSKRHSTSELGNITYSDVRREGWLHFKQILTEKGKKVGSGMWPWKRVYSVLRCHSLFLYKDKREAVLGSTTISGAAEDEQPINIRGCLVDIAYSETKRKHALRLTTQDFCEYLLQAEDREDMLEWIKVIREGSKTDSEELGFSRQALINKKLNDYRKQSPTSNKPDLSPRLHRMMPPFLLNKTENASGAPRSPKQEGKDESSPPKSPWGINIIKKTKKAGPKCFGVRLEECQPGVNNKFVPMIVEFCCGLVEEMGLEYTGIYRVPGNNAMVSLLQEQLNKGVDINPAEERWQDLNVVSSLLKSFFRKLPEPLFTNDKYNDFIDANRMENASERLKTMKKLIRDLPDHYHDTLKFLICHLKTVADHSDKNKMEPRNLALVFGPTLVRTSEDNMKDMVTHMPDRYKIVETLVQHCVWFFTEELDKDEKTPVDTEDVQPAPNIDHLLPNIGRTALLGEASDSTNSDSAKSKRSWGSKKDLTAKDFLALSIMSAVSGRKRRKRRNNRRVGSSTDDDSEHEALKAGHPGMEEEEEEEEEEEEEEAELPVGDAAPRAEGEEDDDEEEEEEEEEEEEAVGAKEEEEEVPCCKEDEEAGGRQTAMFLQEDGVQAEVKGQPWRAPEDARSIVSGYSTLSTLGRSLGSEGRGEDADDEHSELVSETDNESGFASRSLTQERPSKQTTTTGNAQPAAAPRSFLYSHCKTPNAALTPPSLATHAPDSAERSDGGARSTTPSSSSSSAHRLHARPSFNSHRLIQCDTLARKKLKSEKSRARSQDLPESQEEGTGSERQDASRTNPSSASSQESLRPARSKPALLPTEATSFAPIGPGGRSLAEQVRARLLGSADDLRSVGLRRQPSPETRRKKRAWRRHTVVASPTETTEKRPPLTAFPPPANGQNRKTPQGADGLDPGPLPRQTPTSRFHQYL, translated from the exons ATGCTTTTGGACTTGCAGAGGTGGTGCAGTTCTCCGTCCGTGCGGCCG GCTAAGGGACGGAGGGATGGTCACTCCTCAGCCGGTGACAACCCTCGGCCGCCGATGGCGACCCGGCCGGGAGGGGAGGGGGTCGACGTGGGCTGGAAGGGTCCCCGGACGCTGCTCCTCCATAAGAACTCCCAGGGTTTCGGTTTCACCCTGCGCCACTTCATCGTCTACCCTCCAGAGTCGGCCCTGCACACCAGCCTCAAC gacGAGGAGAACGGGAACGAAAAGG GGTATCAGAAGGGTCGACTGGAGCCGATGGACACCATATTTGTGAAGAATGTGAGGGAGAAAGGCCCCGCCCACCAGGCGGGGCTGTGCACAG GCGATCGGCTGGTGAAGGTGAACAGAGAGAGCGTTCTTGGAAAGACGTACTCGCAGGTGATTGCCCTCATTCAGAACAG cgAGAGCGTGCTGGAGCTCTCCATCATGCCCAAAGACGAAGATGTGCTCCAGCTG GCGTACTCCCAGGATGCCTACCTGACAGGGAACGAACCGTACATCGGGGGAGCCGAGAATCTCCCGCCACCGCCTCCCCTCTGTTACCCACGCGCCAAAACTGGAGCCCCCCTGTCCACCCACATGGTCCAGAACCCGCTGGATAACTGGAGTTGCTGGCCAGGCTCTTCCAGCCCTTCGTCGCCGTTGGACAACCGATCCGCTGTGGGCAGCCCAGCCAGCTGGCAGGAGGGGCGGGCAGGTGAGCCAGGAGGTGTGGGTCACAGTAGTCCAGCCCACCGCACAGAGGAGATCCAGTACGGTATGACCAGCCAGCAGCCTCAGGGTCAGACCAGGGGACGGTCCTACTCTTCGTCTTCCTCATCCGGAGGTCCTCTGTCCAGCCCGCTGCAAGTCCACTACCCCAACCACCACAGTGCCAGCTCTTCTCAGGGTCCGCCACGCAAGTCCAGCTCAGCCTGGACCAGCCCGCCAATGCCTCAGGTCCGCCCCGGCCGCCCCGATCGGTGCCAGCAGGCGCTCTCTGACTGGTACCACAACCAGCAGCCCGAGCGCTCAGGACGCCGGATGCAGATCCGCCACCGCAGCTACTCTCAGGACCGGCTCAGTGAGCACCGGAGgctgcagcatcagcagcagaggACGGGTGGCTGGCCGCACAGCGCCTCGCAGGACACCCTCGTCTCGCTGCACCAGTCGGGACCAGGGCCACACGGAGAGCCCTACTGGTCCAGTGCAGACTGGGAGGCAGGTCCTGGTAGGGGCCACCCTTCTTCTAATTACACTCGAACACGCTCTGAGAATCTGCTGGCCCAGTACAACCGCCACGGCCGCTCGTTGGAGAAGCTGGACCAGGTTTCAGCAGCGCTGGTCCTGCCTCGGTCTGAGAGGCAACCGAGGCCTCAGCAGGCGTCTCAGCCACCCCACAGGACTGACGTGTACCCAAGGCCCAGGTGTTACACCGCCACAGCACAAGTCCCTTCAGTGCCTCGACAGCCACAACCCAAACACCAAACCCAGCAGGCCGCCCTTCAGAGCCGGCGGGGTTCTCCTGGGCAGAGCGTGGACGAGCAGACGGTGGGCTACCGCAGCTACAGCCCGTCCTTCTACCGCAAGACGGGACGCATTCTGCAGCAGGCTCACTCCTTCAGGGACCCGTCTTACTCCGGCCCTCACTTGAACTGGAACCTAGCCCCTAAAACCAGCCCTCCAGACGGATCGGCGCCCCTCACCTCCGCCGCCCCCGAATCCCAGGAGCGGGCGTACAGGCCGACCAACCACGAGAGGGAACCGGGGGCAGCGGAGGGACAAGCGGAGGCCGTGGCGCAGACCCAGGAAGTGGTCCTGAGGCAGAAACCTCCCATCGGGCGGCGGAACCCAAACAGACACCCCCACTACGCCCTGCCTATGGACGACCTGGAACCTTCTTTGTTTACTTCCGATCCCAAAGACTCGACCGGCGCCCCTGCTTCCACTGCAGATGCAGCCCTGCGCAAACCAAACGGCAACCTGGCCCCCCTGTCCCTGGAGGACGACTCCCTGGCCTCCATCCCGTTCATAG ACGAGCCGACCAGCCCCGGCGCCGACTTGCGCGCCCGCCACGTGCCGGCGTCCTCCGTCGTGTCCAGCGGCATGAGTTCAGCGCCCACCGCGGGCACAGGCCACGCCTCCCCCACCTTCACCTTCCCCCTCACTCGGCTCTTCTCACATGACTGCA GCAGTATTAAATCCGCTCGCCGTTCCTCCTATCTTCTAGCCATCTCCGCCGAGCGCTCCAAGTCGTGTGACGAAGGACTCAACACGTTCAGAGACGAAGGACGGCCGTC gaGGCAGACAAAAAGAGTGAAGAGTTTCTTCACAGATGGg TCTCTGGACAACATCGGGACGGCGGAGGAGGTCCGCTCCAAGCGCCACTCCACCTCGGAGCTCGGAAACATCACGTACAGCGACGTGCGGCGAGAAGGATGGCTGCACTTCAAACAGATCCTCACGGAGAAGGGCAAG aaagtAGGCAGCGGCATGTGGCCGTGGAAGCGAGTCTACTCAGTTCTTCGCTGCCATTCGTTGTTCCTCTACAAGGACAAGCGGGAGGCGGTGCTCGGCAGCACCACGATCAGCGGCGCCGCCGAGGACGAGCAGCCCATCAACATCCGAGGCTGCCTGGTGGACATCGCCTACAGCGAGACCAAGAGGAAGCACGCGCTGCGACTCACCACGCAGGACTTCTGCGAGTACCTGCTGCAGGCCGAGGACCGAGAAGACATGCTGGAGTGGATCAAGGTCATCCGGGAGGGCAGCAAGACGGACAgcgag GAACTCGGGTTTTCCAGACAGGCGCTCATCAACAAGAAGCTCAATgactacagaaaacaaag CCCGACGTCGAACAAGCCGGATCTGTCTCCCCGGTTGCACCGCATGATGCCTCCGTTCCTGCTGAATAAGACGGAGAACGCATCCGGAGCGCCGCGCTCCCCGAAGCAGGAAGGCAAAG ACGAGAGCAGCCCTCCGAAGTCTCCGTGGGGAATCAACATCATCAAGAAGACGAAGAAAGCCGGGCCCAAATGTTTCGGCGTGAGGCTGGAGGAGTGTCAGCCGGGCGTGAACAACAAG TTCGTCCCGATGATCGTGGAGTTCTGCTGCGGCTTGGTGGAGGAGATGGGCCTGGAGTACACCGGGATCTACCGCGTGCCAGGGAACAACGCCATGGTGTCGCTGCTCCAGGAGCAGCTCAACAAGGGCGTGGACATCAACCCCGCGGAGGAG CGGTGGCAGGACCTGAACGTCGTCAGCAGTTTGCTGAAATCCTTCTTCAGGAAGCTCCCGGAGCCGCTCTTCACCAATG ACAAGTACAACGATTTCATCGACGCCAATCGGATGGAGAACGCGTCGGAGAGGCTGAAAACCATGAAGAAACTG ATCCGAGACCTTCCGGATCACTACCACGACACCCTGAAGTTCCTCATCTGCCACCTGAAGACCGTTGCAGACCACTCGGACAAAAACAAG atggaGCCTCGTAACCTGGCGCTCGTGTTCGGGCCGACCCTGGTGCGGACGTCGGAGGACAACATGAAGGACATGGTGACGCACATGCCCGACCGCTACAAGATCGTGGAGACGCTCGTCCAGCAC TGCGTCTGGTTTTTCACAGAGGAGCTCGACAAGGACGAAAAG ACCCCGGTGGACACCGAGGACGTGCAGCCGGCTCCCAACATCGACCACCTGCTGCCCAACATCGGCAGGACGGCGCTGCTCGGGGAGGCTTCAG ACTCAACCAACAGTGACTCGGCTAAATCCAAG AGGTCCTGGGGATCGAAGAAGGACCTGACGGCCAAGGACTTCCTGGCTCTGTCCATCATGTCCGCCGTCTCGGGACGCAAACGCAGGAAGCGCCGCAACAACCGCCGCGTGGGCAGCAGCACCGACGACGACTCTGAGCACGAGGCGCTGAAAGCCGGACACCCggggatggaggaggaggaggaggaggaggaggaggaagaggaggaggaggcagaacTACCTGTGGGAGACGCTGCTCCTCGagcagaaggagaggaggacgatgatgaagaggaagaagaagaggaggaggaggaggaggaagctgtcggagcgaaggaggaggaggaggaggttccTTGCTGTAAAGAGGATGAGGAGGCAGGAGGAAGGCAGACGGCCATGTTCTTACAGGAGGACGGGGTGCAGGCGGAGGTGAAGGGTCAGCCGTGGCGAGCTCCAGAGGACGCCCGCTCCATCGTCTCCGGTTACTCCACCCTCTCCACGTTAGGGCGGAGCTTGGGGTCCGAGGGCCGAGGCGAGGACGCCGACGACGAGCACAGTGAGCTGGTGAGCGAGACGGACAACGAGAGCGGCTTTGCGTCGCGCTCGCTCACCCAGGAGAGGCcgagtaaacaaacaacaacaacaggaaacgCACAACCCGCCGCCGCGCCGCGCAGCTTCCTCTACTCGCACTGCAAAACCCCCAACGCCGCTCTGACCCCGCCCAGTCTCGCCACACACGCCCCCGACTCTGCAGAGAGGAGCGACGGAGGAGCGCGCTCCACCACAccttcgtcctcctcctcctccgcccaCCGGCTGCACGCCCGGCCCTCCTTCAACTCCCACCGGCTGATCCAGTGCGACACGCTGGCCCGGAAAAAGCTCAAGTCCGAGAAGTCCCGTGCCCGGTCCCAGGACCTGCCCGAGTCCCAGGAGGAGGGGACCGGGTCGGAGAGACAGGACGCCTCCAGGACCAACCCGTCCTCCGCCAGCAGCCAGGAGAGCCTGCGGCCGGCACGGTCCAAACCCGCGCTGCTGCCCACCGAGGCCACCTCCTTCGCCCCCATCGGACCCGGCGGCCGGTCCCTGGCAGAACAGGTCCGAGCCCGGCTACTGGGCTCCGCCGACGACCTGCGCAGCGTGGGGCTGAGAAGGCAGCCGTCGCCCGAGACGCGCAGGAAGAAGCGAGCGTGGCGCCGGCACACGGTGGTGGCGTCGCCGACGGAAACCACCGAGAAGAGGCCCCCGCTGACGGCGTTCCCCCCGCCCGCCAACGGCCAGAACCGGAAAACGCCTCAGGGCGCAGACGGGCTCGACCCGGGACCGCTTCCCCGCCAAACCCCCACCTCCAGATTCCACCAGTACCTGTga
- the arhgap23a gene encoding rho GTPase-activating protein 23 isoform X7, translated as MPAAMLPCSAPAGSDWSFQNPVGVDCSSPEPRCIWLAVLHGATSPTPRSTHSQSPQQLRAKGRRDGHSSAGDNPRPPMATRPGGEGVDVGWKGPRTLLLHKNSQGFGFTLRHFIVYPPESALHTSLNDEENGNEKGYQKGRLEPMDTIFVKNVREKGPAHQAGLCTGDRLVKVNRESVLGKTYSQVIALIQNSESVLELSIMPKDEDVLQLAYSQDAYLTGNEPYIGGAENLPPPPPLCYPRAKTGAPLSTHMVQNPLDNWSCWPGSSSPSSPLDNRSAVGSPASWQEGRAGEPGGVGHSSPAHRTEEIQYGMTSQQPQGQTRGRSYSSSSSSGGPLSSPLQVHYPNHHSASSSQGPPRKSSSAWTSPPMPQVRPGRPDRCQQALSDWYHNQQPERSGRRMQIRHRSYSQDRLSEHRRLQHQQQRTGGWPHSASQDTLVSLHQSGPGPHGEPYWSSADWEAGPGRGHPSSNYTRTRSENLLAQYNRHGRSLEKLDQVSAALVLPRSERQPRPQQASQPPHRTDVYPRPRCYTATAQVPSVPRQPQPKHQTQQAALQSRRGSPGQSVDEQTVGYRSYSPSFYRKTGRILQQAHSFRDPSYSGPHLNWNLAPKTSPPDGSAPLTSAAPESQERAYRPTNHEREPGAAEGQAEAVAQTQEVVLRQKPPIGRRNPNRHPHYALPMDDLEPSLFTSDPKDSTGAPASTADAALRKPNGNLAPLSLEDDSLASIPFIAISAERSKSCDEGLNTFRDEGRPSRQTKRVKSFFTDGSLDNIGTAEEVRSKRHSTSELGNITYSDVRREGWLHFKQILTEKGKKVGSGMWPWKRVYSVLRCHSLFLYKDKREAVLGSTTISGAAEDEQPINIRGCLVDIAYSETKRKHALRLTTQDFCEYLLQAEDREDMLEWIKVIREGSKTDSEELGFSRQALINKKLNDYRKQSPTSNKPDLSPRLHRMMPPFLLNKTENASGAPRSPKQEGKDESSPPKSPWGINIIKKTKKAGPKCFGVRLEECQPGVNNKFVPMIVEFCCGLVEEMGLEYTGIYRVPGNNAMVSLLQEQLNKGVDINPAEERWQDLNVVSSLLKSFFRKLPEPLFTNDKYNDFIDANRMENASERLKTMKKLIRDLPDHYHDTLKFLICHLKTVADHSDKNKMEPRNLALVFGPTLVRTSEDNMKDMVTHMPDRYKIVETLVQHCVWFFTEELDKDEKTPVDTEDVQPAPNIDHLLPNIGRTALLGEASDSTNSDSAKSKRSWGSKKDLTAKDFLALSIMSAVSGRKRRKRRNNRRVGSSTDDDSEHEALKAGHPGMEEEEEEEEEEEEEEAELPVGDAAPRAEGEEDDDEEEEEEEEEEEEAVGAKEEEEEVPCCKEDEEAGGRQTAMFLQEDGVQAEVKGQPWRAPEDARSIVSGYSTLSTLGRSLGSEGRGEDADDEHSELVSETDNESGFASRSLTQERPSKQTTTTGNAQPAAAPRSFLYSHCKTPNAALTPPSLATHAPDSAERSDGGARSTTPSSSSSSAHRLHARPSFNSHRLIQCDTLARKKLKSEKSRARSQDLPESQEEGTGSERQDASRTNPSSASSQESLRPARSKPALLPTEATSFAPIGPGGRSLAEQVRARLLGSADDLRSVGLRRQPSPETRRKKRAWRRHTVVASPTETTEKRPPLTAFPPPANGQNRKTPQGADGLDPGPLPRQTPTSRFHQYL; from the exons GCTAAGGGACGGAGGGATGGTCACTCCTCAGCCGGTGACAACCCTCGGCCGCCGATGGCGACCCGGCCGGGAGGGGAGGGGGTCGACGTGGGCTGGAAGGGTCCCCGGACGCTGCTCCTCCATAAGAACTCCCAGGGTTTCGGTTTCACCCTGCGCCACTTCATCGTCTACCCTCCAGAGTCGGCCCTGCACACCAGCCTCAAC gacGAGGAGAACGGGAACGAAAAGG GGTATCAGAAGGGTCGACTGGAGCCGATGGACACCATATTTGTGAAGAATGTGAGGGAGAAAGGCCCCGCCCACCAGGCGGGGCTGTGCACAG GCGATCGGCTGGTGAAGGTGAACAGAGAGAGCGTTCTTGGAAAGACGTACTCGCAGGTGATTGCCCTCATTCAGAACAG cgAGAGCGTGCTGGAGCTCTCCATCATGCCCAAAGACGAAGATGTGCTCCAGCTG GCGTACTCCCAGGATGCCTACCTGACAGGGAACGAACCGTACATCGGGGGAGCCGAGAATCTCCCGCCACCGCCTCCCCTCTGTTACCCACGCGCCAAAACTGGAGCCCCCCTGTCCACCCACATGGTCCAGAACCCGCTGGATAACTGGAGTTGCTGGCCAGGCTCTTCCAGCCCTTCGTCGCCGTTGGACAACCGATCCGCTGTGGGCAGCCCAGCCAGCTGGCAGGAGGGGCGGGCAGGTGAGCCAGGAGGTGTGGGTCACAGTAGTCCAGCCCACCGCACAGAGGAGATCCAGTACGGTATGACCAGCCAGCAGCCTCAGGGTCAGACCAGGGGACGGTCCTACTCTTCGTCTTCCTCATCCGGAGGTCCTCTGTCCAGCCCGCTGCAAGTCCACTACCCCAACCACCACAGTGCCAGCTCTTCTCAGGGTCCGCCACGCAAGTCCAGCTCAGCCTGGACCAGCCCGCCAATGCCTCAGGTCCGCCCCGGCCGCCCCGATCGGTGCCAGCAGGCGCTCTCTGACTGGTACCACAACCAGCAGCCCGAGCGCTCAGGACGCCGGATGCAGATCCGCCACCGCAGCTACTCTCAGGACCGGCTCAGTGAGCACCGGAGgctgcagcatcagcagcagaggACGGGTGGCTGGCCGCACAGCGCCTCGCAGGACACCCTCGTCTCGCTGCACCAGTCGGGACCAGGGCCACACGGAGAGCCCTACTGGTCCAGTGCAGACTGGGAGGCAGGTCCTGGTAGGGGCCACCCTTCTTCTAATTACACTCGAACACGCTCTGAGAATCTGCTGGCCCAGTACAACCGCCACGGCCGCTCGTTGGAGAAGCTGGACCAGGTTTCAGCAGCGCTGGTCCTGCCTCGGTCTGAGAGGCAACCGAGGCCTCAGCAGGCGTCTCAGCCACCCCACAGGACTGACGTGTACCCAAGGCCCAGGTGTTACACCGCCACAGCACAAGTCCCTTCAGTGCCTCGACAGCCACAACCCAAACACCAAACCCAGCAGGCCGCCCTTCAGAGCCGGCGGGGTTCTCCTGGGCAGAGCGTGGACGAGCAGACGGTGGGCTACCGCAGCTACAGCCCGTCCTTCTACCGCAAGACGGGACGCATTCTGCAGCAGGCTCACTCCTTCAGGGACCCGTCTTACTCCGGCCCTCACTTGAACTGGAACCTAGCCCCTAAAACCAGCCCTCCAGACGGATCGGCGCCCCTCACCTCCGCCGCCCCCGAATCCCAGGAGCGGGCGTACAGGCCGACCAACCACGAGAGGGAACCGGGGGCAGCGGAGGGACAAGCGGAGGCCGTGGCGCAGACCCAGGAAGTGGTCCTGAGGCAGAAACCTCCCATCGGGCGGCGGAACCCAAACAGACACCCCCACTACGCCCTGCCTATGGACGACCTGGAACCTTCTTTGTTTACTTCCGATCCCAAAGACTCGACCGGCGCCCCTGCTTCCACTGCAGATGCAGCCCTGCGCAAACCAAACGGCAACCTGGCCCCCCTGTCCCTGGAGGACGACTCCCTGGCCTCCATCCCGTTCATAG CCATCTCCGCCGAGCGCTCCAAGTCGTGTGACGAAGGACTCAACACGTTCAGAGACGAAGGACGGCCGTC gaGGCAGACAAAAAGAGTGAAGAGTTTCTTCACAGATGGg TCTCTGGACAACATCGGGACGGCGGAGGAGGTCCGCTCCAAGCGCCACTCCACCTCGGAGCTCGGAAACATCACGTACAGCGACGTGCGGCGAGAAGGATGGCTGCACTTCAAACAGATCCTCACGGAGAAGGGCAAG aaagtAGGCAGCGGCATGTGGCCGTGGAAGCGAGTCTACTCAGTTCTTCGCTGCCATTCGTTGTTCCTCTACAAGGACAAGCGGGAGGCGGTGCTCGGCAGCACCACGATCAGCGGCGCCGCCGAGGACGAGCAGCCCATCAACATCCGAGGCTGCCTGGTGGACATCGCCTACAGCGAGACCAAGAGGAAGCACGCGCTGCGACTCACCACGCAGGACTTCTGCGAGTACCTGCTGCAGGCCGAGGACCGAGAAGACATGCTGGAGTGGATCAAGGTCATCCGGGAGGGCAGCAAGACGGACAgcgag GAACTCGGGTTTTCCAGACAGGCGCTCATCAACAAGAAGCTCAATgactacagaaaacaaag CCCGACGTCGAACAAGCCGGATCTGTCTCCCCGGTTGCACCGCATGATGCCTCCGTTCCTGCTGAATAAGACGGAGAACGCATCCGGAGCGCCGCGCTCCCCGAAGCAGGAAGGCAAAG ACGAGAGCAGCCCTCCGAAGTCTCCGTGGGGAATCAACATCATCAAGAAGACGAAGAAAGCCGGGCCCAAATGTTTCGGCGTGAGGCTGGAGGAGTGTCAGCCGGGCGTGAACAACAAG TTCGTCCCGATGATCGTGGAGTTCTGCTGCGGCTTGGTGGAGGAGATGGGCCTGGAGTACACCGGGATCTACCGCGTGCCAGGGAACAACGCCATGGTGTCGCTGCTCCAGGAGCAGCTCAACAAGGGCGTGGACATCAACCCCGCGGAGGAG CGGTGGCAGGACCTGAACGTCGTCAGCAGTTTGCTGAAATCCTTCTTCAGGAAGCTCCCGGAGCCGCTCTTCACCAATG ACAAGTACAACGATTTCATCGACGCCAATCGGATGGAGAACGCGTCGGAGAGGCTGAAAACCATGAAGAAACTG ATCCGAGACCTTCCGGATCACTACCACGACACCCTGAAGTTCCTCATCTGCCACCTGAAGACCGTTGCAGACCACTCGGACAAAAACAAG atggaGCCTCGTAACCTGGCGCTCGTGTTCGGGCCGACCCTGGTGCGGACGTCGGAGGACAACATGAAGGACATGGTGACGCACATGCCCGACCGCTACAAGATCGTGGAGACGCTCGTCCAGCAC TGCGTCTGGTTTTTCACAGAGGAGCTCGACAAGGACGAAAAG ACCCCGGTGGACACCGAGGACGTGCAGCCGGCTCCCAACATCGACCACCTGCTGCCCAACATCGGCAGGACGGCGCTGCTCGGGGAGGCTTCAG ACTCAACCAACAGTGACTCGGCTAAATCCAAG AGGTCCTGGGGATCGAAGAAGGACCTGACGGCCAAGGACTTCCTGGCTCTGTCCATCATGTCCGCCGTCTCGGGACGCAAACGCAGGAAGCGCCGCAACAACCGCCGCGTGGGCAGCAGCACCGACGACGACTCTGAGCACGAGGCGCTGAAAGCCGGACACCCggggatggaggaggaggaggaggaggaggaggaggaagaggaggaggaggcagaacTACCTGTGGGAGACGCTGCTCCTCGagcagaaggagaggaggacgatgatgaagaggaagaagaagaggaggaggaggaggaggaagctgtcggagcgaaggaggaggaggaggaggttccTTGCTGTAAAGAGGATGAGGAGGCAGGAGGAAGGCAGACGGCCATGTTCTTACAGGAGGACGGGGTGCAGGCGGAGGTGAAGGGTCAGCCGTGGCGAGCTCCAGAGGACGCCCGCTCCATCGTCTCCGGTTACTCCACCCTCTCCACGTTAGGGCGGAGCTTGGGGTCCGAGGGCCGAGGCGAGGACGCCGACGACGAGCACAGTGAGCTGGTGAGCGAGACGGACAACGAGAGCGGCTTTGCGTCGCGCTCGCTCACCCAGGAGAGGCcgagtaaacaaacaacaacaacaggaaacgCACAACCCGCCGCCGCGCCGCGCAGCTTCCTCTACTCGCACTGCAAAACCCCCAACGCCGCTCTGACCCCGCCCAGTCTCGCCACACACGCCCCCGACTCTGCAGAGAGGAGCGACGGAGGAGCGCGCTCCACCACAccttcgtcctcctcctcctccgcccaCCGGCTGCACGCCCGGCCCTCCTTCAACTCCCACCGGCTGATCCAGTGCGACACGCTGGCCCGGAAAAAGCTCAAGTCCGAGAAGTCCCGTGCCCGGTCCCAGGACCTGCCCGAGTCCCAGGAGGAGGGGACCGGGTCGGAGAGACAGGACGCCTCCAGGACCAACCCGTCCTCCGCCAGCAGCCAGGAGAGCCTGCGGCCGGCACGGTCCAAACCCGCGCTGCTGCCCACCGAGGCCACCTCCTTCGCCCCCATCGGACCCGGCGGCCGGTCCCTGGCAGAACAGGTCCGAGCCCGGCTACTGGGCTCCGCCGACGACCTGCGCAGCGTGGGGCTGAGAAGGCAGCCGTCGCCCGAGACGCGCAGGAAGAAGCGAGCGTGGCGCCGGCACACGGTGGTGGCGTCGCCGACGGAAACCACCGAGAAGAGGCCCCCGCTGACGGCGTTCCCCCCGCCCGCCAACGGCCAGAACCGGAAAACGCCTCAGGGCGCAGACGGGCTCGACCCGGGACCGCTTCCCCGCCAAACCCCCACCTCCAGATTCCACCAGTACCTGTga